The following are from one region of the Ignavibacteriota bacterium genome:
- a CDS encoding T9SS type A sorting domain-containing protein, whose translation MLFRLYFLSISFIIGILVCSSVYAQESSLRDVYEGKYLNQKIPAGQNVPLPYSPDLAVLYDNGPLVTHPGGGSGGADASALQTTLGLGTYGFGQQISAGNTVADDFTVPVGGWQVGEIQFFTYQTGSTTASTINDVRVQIWNGAPNAGGTVIFGDLTTNRLSETSWTNIYRVLDTQLSNTQRPVMRVVVRFTPALNLAAGTYWVEWQCGGTLASGPWAAPVSILGATGKPGANALQKTTTGWAAIVDATFPQDLPFVIYDPSVVNDVGTLSVDVASSYQPGLVTPKATVKNFGTTTQTFNVQMTITGGYSSTKSVTSLAPGVSQQVTFDNWNATLGEYVVNVCTQLAGDANASNDCLSKNVGVYSGAWTSGANFPTTTYLGSGVGTNGALYSFGGNTSSLLGTECYKYDVSANTWSPIASLPAGRRVHTTAVVGNFIYAIGGSDMASVYQSTVYRYDISGNSWSTVAPLPVALGWVKAVGYNNSKIYVAGGVATGDVVVSTVYVYDVGTDTWATATSMPSARFGGAFSVTGNKLVYVGGADLTLINNTVYVGTIDGGNPALITWTTMDNPYPGVNNLSHSVSFQNLTETVVSELKPEEILEAAAYPPGAMYRFDAAPWGTDGIIVASGSPSANWVPADPNPCYVYKPATDTWTKRADVPIPVLGASLGTVNNGSVWKLIVASGLTLASIDTNATQIWTDNLGGASTFQLSINLLNGWNMVSVPGTNPNGMGVANWWPGRVGDVYKYAGGYQTITTATPGVGYWMKNNGAQTYNTGDEWPAGGLQVVAHTPLTGAIGWNMIGGYEIAATASLVTTVPAGLQSGPIYKYAGGYSAAATIDPGFGYWIKLTGSGQIIIPETMSKESKPVEYFPENWGRIVITDAAGVSYTLYAVNGQVDLSQYELPPAPPTGMYDFRYESGRIAEDLSSSVKTIEMSGVVYPLTVRVEGMDIRLMDESGKKLNENLKDGESIEISESTIEKLMVSGELLPTVYSLEQNYPNPFNPSTMIEFSLPEMANVKLSIYNALGEKVAELVNTSLQAGKYQYNWNASGVATGMYIYELRTDNFVSVKKMLLLK comes from the coding sequence ATGTTGTTCAGATTATACTTTTTATCGATTTCCTTCATAATTGGGATCCTGGTTTGCTCTTCAGTTTATGCTCAAGAGTCTTCTTTAAGGGATGTTTACGAAGGAAAATATTTAAATCAAAAAATACCAGCTGGTCAAAATGTACCACTGCCATACTCACCAGACCTGGCAGTGCTTTACGATAACGGTCCATTAGTCACACATCCTGGCGGTGGTTCTGGTGGAGCAGATGCAAGTGCTTTGCAAACTACATTGGGACTTGGCACTTATGGTTTTGGTCAACAAATAAGTGCGGGTAATACAGTTGCTGATGATTTTACCGTACCTGTTGGTGGTTGGCAGGTTGGAGAAATTCAGTTCTTTACTTATCAAACCGGCTCAACAACAGCATCCACTATTAATGATGTACGTGTGCAAATCTGGAATGGTGCACCTAATGCAGGAGGCACTGTTATTTTTGGTGATTTAACTACTAACCGATTAAGTGAAACAAGCTGGACAAATATTTATAGAGTATTAGATACGCAATTGTCTAATACACAACGTCCTGTCATGAGAGTAGTAGTTCGCTTTACACCAGCACTTAATCTAGCTGCTGGTACTTATTGGGTAGAATGGCAATGCGGTGGAACGCTGGCTTCAGGACCTTGGGCAGCACCCGTTTCGATTCTTGGTGCAACAGGAAAACCCGGAGCGAACGCTTTGCAAAAAACAACCACTGGTTGGGCTGCAATTGTTGATGCTACTTTCCCTCAGGATTTACCATTCGTAATCTATGATCCATCCGTTGTGAATGATGTCGGAACATTATCAGTGGATGTTGCTTCTTCATATCAGCCAGGACTTGTTACACCAAAAGCAACGGTAAAAAACTTTGGAACAACAACACAAACTTTTAATGTTCAGATGACAATTACCGGTGGATATTCTTCAACTAAATCAGTTACCAGTCTTGCGCCGGGTGTTTCTCAGCAAGTGACTTTTGATAATTGGAATGCAACTCTCGGCGAATATGTTGTAAACGTATGCACACAGTTAGCTGGAGATGCAAATGCATCGAATGATTGCTTATCCAAAAATGTTGGTGTATATAGCGGAGCCTGGACTTCTGGTGCCAATTTTCCAACAACTACCTATCTGGGAAGTGGTGTTGGTACAAACGGGGCTTTATATAGCTTTGGTGGAAATACATCTTCGCTTCTGGGAACAGAGTGTTACAAATATGATGTCTCTGCCAATACCTGGTCTCCGATAGCTTCATTACCTGCAGGTAGAAGAGTACATACAACTGCTGTAGTTGGTAATTTTATTTATGCGATTGGCGGTTCTGATATGGCAAGTGTTTATCAATCCACTGTATATAGATATGATATATCTGGAAATAGCTGGTCAACTGTTGCACCTTTACCAGTTGCACTCGGTTGGGTTAAAGCCGTTGGCTATAATAATAGTAAAATATATGTTGCTGGTGGAGTTGCTACAGGAGATGTGGTAGTATCTACAGTATATGTTTATGATGTTGGTACTGATACCTGGGCTACAGCTACATCAATGCCTTCTGCGAGATTTGGTGGTGCATTTTCGGTAACTGGTAACAAATTGGTTTACGTTGGTGGTGCAGATTTAACATTAATTAATAATACCGTATATGTCGGAACAATCGATGGCGGAAATCCAGCACTTATAACCTGGACTACTATGGATAATCCTTATCCGGGTGTAAACAATTTATCTCATTCAGTTTCATTTCAAAACTTAACCGAAACTGTTGTGAGTGAATTAAAACCTGAAGAAATTTTAGAAGCAGCTGCTTATCCTCCGGGAGCTATGTATAGATTTGATGCTGCCCCCTGGGGAACCGATGGAATTATTGTAGCAAGTGGAAGTCCATCAGCAAACTGGGTTCCGGCAGATCCTAATCCATGCTACGTTTACAAACCAGCTACTGATACTTGGACTAAAAGAGCCGATGTTCCAATTCCGGTTCTTGGTGCCTCACTTGGTACTGTAAATAATGGCTCAGTATGGAAACTTATTGTTGCCTCTGGTTTAACTTTAGCTTCAATTGACACTAATGCAACTCAAATATGGACTGATAATTTAGGCGGTGCATCAACCTTCCAGTTATCTATAAACTTATTAAATGGCTGGAATATGGTATCAGTACCGGGAACAAATCCGAATGGAATGGGAGTAGCAAATTGGTGGCCCGGAAGAGTTGGTGATGTTTATAAATATGCTGGCGGTTATCAAACAATAACCACAGCAACACCAGGAGTAGGATACTGGATGAAAAATAACGGAGCTCAGACTTATAACACAGGAGATGAATGGCCAGCAGGTGGATTACAAGTAGTTGCACACACACCATTAACAGGAGCCATCGGCTGGAATATGATTGGTGGCTATGAGATAGCAGCAACAGCATCATTAGTAACAACAGTTCCAGCAGGACTACAGAGTGGACCGATCTATAAATATGCAGGTGGATATTCAGCAGCAGCAACAATAGATCCAGGATTTGGTTACTGGATAAAGTTGACAGGATCAGGACAGATAATCATACCAGAGACAATGTCAAAGGAAAGCAAACCAGTAGAATACTTCCCTGAGAACTGGGGAAGAATAGTGATAACAGATGCAGCAGGAGTGAGCTACACACTGTATGCAGTAAATGGACAGGTTGACTTAAGTCAGTATGAATTACCACCAGCACCACCAACAGGAATGTATGACTTCAGATATGAGAGTGGAAGAATAGCCGAAGATTTGAGCAGCTCAGTGAAGACAATCGAGATGAGCGGAGTAGTATATCCATTGACAGTAAGAGTAGAGGGAATGGATATCAGGTTGATGGATGAGAGCGGCAAGAAGCTGAATGAAAATCTGAAGGATGGAGAATCAATAGAAATAAGTGAATCAACAATAGAGAAACTGATGGTATCGGGAGAACTGTTACCGACAGTATATTCACTTGAACAGAACTATCCAAATCCATTCAACCCAAGCACGATGATCGAGTTCTCGTTGCCTGAGATGGCAAATGTAAAACTTAGTATTTACAATGCATTGGGAGAAAAGGTAGCAGAACTAGTCAACACATCATTGCAAGCCGGAAAATATCAATACAACTGGAATGCAAGTGGAGTGGCAACAGGAATGTATATCTATGAATTGAGAACGGATAATTTTGTATCAGTGAAGAAGATGCTTTTACTTAAATAA
- a CDS encoding T9SS type A sorting domain-containing protein, with the protein MKLFVTFFILLISSSIVNGQELMRNPGFENADHFEFWSADVTVTGASVEPVNTQAHSGVWSVEIKSGTTPVGDRTRLMQALLTPQNNINYKMTIWIKGNITADNFLGVYGLSGIDEVALGIDSLNNTALADPDSGRIIITQVAFQNWTRINYFFNSGQNFTGYLLKFDEAADGNSATVYLDDFSILPVPGQATVQVTTPNGGEAWFVNSQQNIIWSSQNITDVNIDYSTNNGGLWINVASSIPAASGSYSWTLPNTPSTECLVRISDASLPSRFDVSDSNFTIVPLITVTAPNGGENWLATSQHNITWASQSITNVNIEYSMDNGTNWISIISSFPASGGSYNWTLPSTPSTQCLVRISDTSNPLLYDVSDNVFTIVPLVTVNVPNGGENWIENSQHNITWSSQTIANVKIEYSTDNGTSWISIVASIPASGGSYNWTVPSTPSTQCLVRISDASNSAIYDLSNAPFTISASNPTITVTVPNGGEIWEGNTNHLIRWTRQEVSVVKIEYSTNNGSTWIVVIAARPAAFGSYNWTVPNTPSTQCLVRISDTSNTSVNDISDSTFTIEQSVSVEDLRSEIPDEYNLYQCYPNPFNPSTMIEFSLPEMANVKLSIYNALGEKVAELVNTSLQAGKYQYNWNVPQSGIATGMYIYELRTDNFVSVKKMLLLK; encoded by the coding sequence ATGAAATTATTTGTTACATTTTTTATTTTATTAATTAGTTCATCAATTGTAAATGGACAAGAGTTAATGAGGAATCCGGGATTCGAAAATGCTGATCATTTTGAATTCTGGTCAGCTGATGTTACTGTAACCGGTGCATCAGTTGAGCCTGTTAATACTCAGGCTCATTCCGGAGTTTGGAGTGTGGAAATTAAATCTGGAACTACTCCCGTTGGAGACCGAACCCGATTGATGCAGGCATTGTTAACTCCCCAAAATAATATTAATTATAAAATGACAATTTGGATAAAAGGAAATATTACAGCGGATAATTTTTTGGGAGTTTATGGATTGAGTGGCATCGACGAAGTTGCTCTTGGTATTGATTCACTGAATAATACAGCATTAGCTGATCCTGATAGCGGAAGAATAATAATTACTCAAGTTGCATTTCAAAACTGGACCAGAATAAATTATTTTTTCAATTCCGGTCAAAATTTTACTGGATACCTGCTAAAATTTGACGAAGCTGCTGATGGAAATTCAGCTACGGTGTATCTGGATGATTTCTCGATCTTACCAGTTCCGGGACAGGCAACTGTTCAGGTAACAACTCCAAATGGAGGTGAAGCATGGTTTGTTAATAGCCAGCAGAATATTATATGGTCGAGTCAGAATATTACCGATGTGAATATAGATTATTCAACTAATAATGGTGGTCTCTGGATCAATGTTGCCTCATCAATTCCTGCAGCAAGCGGAAGTTATAGCTGGACATTACCAAACACTCCATCAACTGAATGTCTTGTACGTATTAGTGATGCAAGTCTCCCCTCAAGATTTGATGTCAGTGATAGCAATTTTACAATAGTACCTTTGATCACTGTTACCGCTCCAAATGGAGGTGAAAACTGGTTGGCTACTAGCCAGCATAATATTACCTGGGCAAGTCAAAGTATTACTAATGTAAATATTGAATATTCAATGGATAATGGTACTAACTGGATAAGTATCATATCATCATTTCCTGCATCAGGTGGGAGCTATAACTGGACATTACCAAGCACGCCGTCAACTCAATGTTTGGTGCGTATTAGTGATACAAGTAATCCACTATTATATGATGTTAGTGATAACGTATTCACCATTGTTCCTTTGGTGACTGTTAATGTTCCAAACGGTGGTGAAAACTGGATTGAAAATAGCCAACATAACATAACATGGTCAAGTCAGACAATTGCAAATGTCAAGATTGAGTATTCAACAGATAACGGCACTAGCTGGATAAGTATTGTGGCATCAATACCCGCTTCTGGTGGTAGTTATAACTGGACAGTACCAAGTACACCTTCAACACAATGTTTGGTTCGTATCAGTGATGCGAGTAACTCAGCCATTTATGATTTGAGCAATGCACCATTTACAATATCAGCCTCTAATCCAACCATAACAGTAACCGTTCCAAATGGCGGTGAAATCTGGGAAGGTAATACAAATCATCTTATTAGATGGACAAGGCAGGAGGTTAGTGTGGTTAAAATTGAATATTCAACAAACAATGGAAGTACTTGGATTGTTGTCATTGCTGCCAGACCAGCAGCCTTTGGGAGTTATAATTGGACAGTCCCAAACACTCCATCAACACAATGCCTGGTACGTATCAGTGATACAAGCAATACTTCTGTAAATGACATCAGTGATAGTACATTTACTATTGAGCAATCGGTTTCAGTTGAAGATTTGAGGTCTGAGATACCGGATGAATACAACTTATATCAATGCTATCCGAATCCATTCAACCCAAGCACAATGATCGAGTTCTCTTTGCCGGAGATGGCAAATGTAAAACTCTCGATCTACAATGCATTGGGAGAAAAGGTAGCAGAACTTGTAAACACATCACTGCAAGCCGGAAAATATCAATACAACTGGAATGTCCCGCAAAGCGGGATAGCAACAGGAATGTATATCTATGAATTGAGAACAGATAATTTTGTATCAGTGAAGAAGATGTTGTTGTTGAAGTAA
- a CDS encoding T9SS type A sorting domain-containing protein: MKNSLYLQIFVFAILVALMGSFDNYGQDMKSKDIHFKLHKDSKETTTTQTDESMLADPLPIIANFENGLFPPTGWTRNGTAIWTNDNTVSGYGMGTWSGVADFYSTPTGTDNLLTVEFISAGASNLALSFDWAYATYIDDPDELDIYYSTNAGTTWTLLLAMPGGLNGILNPFHLAQSTPYYPAANQWSTKRLALPAGTNMIRFSAVSGYGNLCWLDNIKIADMFIDNFETYIADSTLACQAPTVWTTWSNAPCGTEDAVVSTAYAYGGSTKSVRIDNVPPRDVDLVKTLGNKTTGKWYINFFMYIPAGKSGYFNTLASPPLPDPPGADWGMEVYFDQGGGGRLANVPSGPINFTWYEGQWHQVMVVVDFEQTPTLAEFWFGKVGQMAQLYTWDWTQGATITDQLGGNDFFGATLNDQMYIDDYYFSNAPPPIQQLANDAGMVSIDMNYQYGPGTVVPIATVKNYGTATNTFDVQMTITGGYSSTKTVTGLAGGSTQQVTFDNWNVSTIGPYTVNVCTQLGTDPNADNNCQTQGVQIWDPNGDWTAGADYPITTYNGIGVEYNDGSTDWLFVMGGNTTSTLGTECYKYNVSANTWTAIASLPAKRLITAGACVGNFIYVIGGSDGTTYQNTVYRYDIAGNSWSTVAALPKLIGWCRAVSYGTNYIYLAGGVEAGTTYLSDVYLYDVSANTWTAASSLPLPVFGGGFALVGNTLVYAAGAYEAGISNAVVVGTINTGNPLQITWVTMDNTYPGIGQEVSDSYNANLIAEMLYPQSGSNQNRLTDAMVWPAGAIYRTFAHTWGSDAIIMGGGTPTSNYSAATPGPCYIYKISTDTWVAQENMTVPVGAHQSGTFHTGNIWKYIIASGFGVSAPEAETQIYTQTLSANTFQLSINLLNGWNMVSVPGTNPNGMGVANWWPGRVGDVYKYAGGYQTITTATPGVGYWMKNNGAQTYNTGDEWPAGGLQVVAHTPLTGAIGWNMIGGYEIAATASLVTTVPAGLQSGPIYKYAGGYSAAATIDPGFGYWIKLTGSGQIIIPETMSKESKPVEYFPENWGRIVITDAAGVSYTLYAVNGQVDLSQYELPPAPPTGMYDFRYTSGRIAEDLSSSVKTIEMSGVVYPLTVRVEGMDIRLMDESGKKLNENLKDGESIEISETTIEKLMVSGELLPTVYSLEQNYPNPFNPSTMIEFSLPEMANVKLSIYNALGEKVAELVNTSLQAGKYQYNWNASGVATGMYIYELRTDNFVSVKKMLLLK, translated from the coding sequence ATGAAAAATTCTCTTTATTTACAAATTTTTGTATTTGCCATTTTAGTTGCCTTAATGGGTAGCTTTGATAATTATGGACAGGATATGAAATCGAAAGATATTCATTTTAAACTGCATAAAGATTCTAAAGAAACAACTACAACTCAAACTGATGAATCAATGCTAGCTGATCCGTTACCCATTATTGCAAATTTTGAAAATGGTCTTTTTCCACCTACTGGCTGGACTAGAAATGGTACCGCGATATGGACTAATGATAATACTGTAAGTGGTTATGGTATGGGAACATGGTCAGGTGTAGCAGATTTTTATAGTACACCAACGGGTACTGATAATCTTTTAACTGTTGAATTTATTTCGGCAGGAGCTAGCAATCTTGCTTTATCGTTTGATTGGGCGTATGCAACTTATATAGATGATCCTGATGAATTGGATATCTACTATTCAACAAATGCCGGAACTACATGGACATTACTTCTTGCTATGCCTGGTGGACTTAATGGAATATTGAATCCCTTCCATTTAGCACAGTCAACTCCTTATTATCCTGCCGCTAATCAGTGGTCTACTAAGCGATTAGCGTTACCAGCAGGTACAAACATGATTAGATTTTCTGCAGTATCAGGATATGGTAATCTGTGCTGGCTTGATAATATTAAAATTGCTGATATGTTTATTGATAATTTTGAAACTTATATAGCTGACTCAACGTTAGCTTGTCAAGCTCCAACTGTCTGGACAACTTGGTCAAACGCTCCGTGCGGAACTGAAGATGCCGTTGTATCAACTGCCTACGCGTATGGTGGTTCAACTAAATCTGTCAGAATAGATAACGTTCCTCCAAGAGATGTTGACCTGGTAAAAACTTTAGGAAATAAAACTACCGGTAAATGGTATATTAACTTCTTTATGTATATCCCGGCAGGCAAGAGTGGTTACTTCAATACATTAGCAAGTCCGCCGCTTCCTGATCCACCTGGTGCGGATTGGGGTATGGAAGTTTATTTCGATCAAGGTGGTGGTGGCAGATTAGCAAATGTACCAAGTGGACCTATTAATTTTACATGGTACGAAGGACAATGGCATCAGGTCATGGTAGTTGTTGATTTTGAACAAACACCAACTCTTGCTGAATTTTGGTTTGGAAAAGTTGGTCAGATGGCACAATTATATACCTGGGATTGGACACAAGGTGCAACTATCACTGATCAACTTGGTGGTAACGATTTCTTTGGTGCAACACTTAATGATCAAATGTATATTGATGACTACTACTTTAGTAATGCACCACCACCAATCCAGCAGTTAGCCAACGATGCAGGAATGGTATCAATCGATATGAATTATCAATATGGTCCGGGTACTGTAGTTCCAATTGCTACAGTAAAGAATTATGGAACCGCTACTAACACTTTCGATGTTCAAATGACAATAACAGGTGGATATTCATCCACAAAGACAGTTACCGGTTTAGCTGGTGGATCAACACAACAAGTTACATTTGATAATTGGAATGTTTCTACAATTGGTCCTTACACTGTAAATGTTTGTACACAACTTGGTACCGATCCAAACGCGGATAACAATTGTCAAACTCAGGGAGTGCAAATCTGGGATCCGAATGGTGATTGGACGGCTGGTGCTGACTATCCTATTACTACCTATAACGGTATAGGTGTTGAATATAACGATGGTTCCACTGATTGGCTATTCGTAATGGGCGGCAATACTACATCAACTTTAGGAACTGAATGCTATAAATATAATGTAAGTGCAAATACGTGGACCGCAATTGCATCATTACCGGCCAAACGATTAATTACAGCAGGAGCCTGCGTTGGGAACTTCATCTATGTCATCGGTGGTTCTGATGGAACCACATATCAAAATACTGTTTACCGATATGATATTGCCGGTAATAGCTGGTCAACTGTTGCTGCATTACCAAAGTTAATCGGTTGGTGTAGGGCTGTTAGTTATGGCACTAACTATATCTATCTTGCAGGTGGAGTTGAAGCAGGAACAACTTATTTATCAGATGTTTACCTATATGATGTTTCAGCAAATACATGGACAGCAGCCAGTTCGCTGCCGCTTCCTGTGTTCGGTGGTGGATTTGCATTAGTGGGCAATACTCTTGTTTATGCAGCTGGAGCTTATGAAGCCGGTATATCAAATGCCGTTGTTGTGGGTACCATCAATACTGGTAATCCACTTCAAATCACCTGGGTGACAATGGATAATACATATCCGGGTATCGGTCAGGAAGTAAGTGATTCTTACAATGCGAACCTGATTGCCGAAATGCTATATCCACAGTCAGGCTCGAATCAAAATCGTTTAACTGATGCAATGGTTTGGCCAGCAGGTGCAATTTACAGAACATTTGCTCATACCTGGGGCAGTGATGCAATTATAATGGGTGGAGGTACTCCTACCTCGAATTACTCAGCAGCAACTCCTGGTCCTTGCTATATTTATAAAATTTCCACAGATACCTGGGTTGCTCAGGAAAATATGACAGTTCCAGTGGGCGCGCATCAGTCAGGTACATTCCACACCGGGAATATCTGGAAATATATTATAGCTTCAGGTTTTGGTGTTTCTGCACCAGAGGCTGAAACTCAAATTTATACTCAAACATTGTCTGCGAATACTTTTCAGCTATCAATAAACTTATTAAATGGCTGGAATATGGTATCAGTACCGGGAACAAATCCGAATGGAATGGGAGTAGCAAATTGGTGGCCCGGAAGAGTTGGTGATGTTTATAAATATGCTGGCGGTTATCAAACAATAACCACAGCAACACCAGGAGTAGGATACTGGATGAAAAATAACGGAGCTCAGACTTATAACACAGGAGATGAATGGCCAGCAGGTGGATTGCAAGTAGTTGCACACACACCGCTAACAGGAGCTATCGGCTGGAATATGATCGGTGGCTATGAGATAGCAGCAACAGCATCATTAGTAACAACAGTTCCAGCAGGACTTCAGAGTGGTCCGATCTATAAATATGCAGGTGGATATTCAGCAGCAGCAACAATAGATCCGGGATTTGGTTACTGGATAAAGTTGACAGGATCAGGACAGATAATCATACCAGAGACAATGTCAAAGGAAAGCAAACCAGTAGAATACTTCCCTGAGAACTGGGGAAGAATAGTGATAACAGATGCAGCAGGAGTGAGCTACACACTGTATGCAGTAAATGGACAGGTTGACTTAAGTCAGTATGAATTACCACCAGCACCACCAACAGGAATGTATGACTTCAGATACACGAGTGGAAGAATAGCCGAAGACCTGAGCAGCTCAGTAAAGACGATTGAGATGAGCGGAGTAGTATATCCATTAACAGTAAGAGTAGAGGGAATGGATATCAGGTTGATGGATGAGAGTGGCAAGAAGCTGAATGAAAATCTGAAGGATGGAGAATCAATAGAAATCAGTGAAACAACGATAGAGAAGCTGATGGTATCGGGAGAACTGTTACCAACAGTATATTCACTTGAACAGAACTATCCGAATCCATTCAACCCAAGCACAATGATCGAGTTCTCGTTGCCGGAGATGGCAAATGTAAAACTAAGTATCTACAATGCATTGGGAGAAAAGGTAGCAGAACTTGTAAACACATCACTGCAAGCCGGAAAATATCAATACAACTGGAATGCAAGTGGAGTGGCAACAGGAATGTATATCTATGAATTGAGAACAGATAATTTTGTATCAGTGAAGAAGATGTTGTTGTTGAAGTAA